One Misgurnus anguillicaudatus chromosome 22, ASM2758022v2, whole genome shotgun sequence DNA segment encodes these proteins:
- the tmem203 gene encoding transmembrane protein 203 translates to MLFSLRELVQWLGFATFELFLHLGALLVFSVLVALHMDVDKKTLEMSWWLVFSPLFAADGLSTYFTAIVSIRLYQEGEKRLAVLRLLWVLTVLSLKLVCEVLLCQKLAEQDQARDLWFGLIVSPLFILLQLLMIRACRVN, encoded by the coding sequence ATGCTGTTTTCTCTGCGAGAGCTGGTGCAATGGCTAGGCTTTGCCACGTTCGAGCTGTTCCTCCACCTGGGTGCGCTGCTGGTCTTCAGCGTGTTAGTGGCACTGCACATGGATGTAGACAAGAAGACTTTGGAGATGAGCTGGTGGCTGGTCTTTTCACCCTTGTTTGCCGCGGATGGCCTCAGCACCTACTTCACGGCCATCGTATCTATCCGCCTCTACCAGGAAGGAGAGAAGCGCCTGGCAGTGCTGCGTTTGCTGTGGGTCCTGACCGTTCTCAGTCTCAAGCTGGTCTGTGAGGTGCTGCTGTGCCAGAAACTGGCTGAACAGGACCAGGCCCGAGACTTGTGGTTCGGTCTTATCGTCTCTCCGCTGTTCATTCTCCTACAATTGCTAATGATTCGTGCTTGTCGTGTTAATTGA